ATAGATCCATACAAATCATAAGAGATAAGCAAGAACTTTCAGATACTCAAAAAGAACTCGCTAAGCTCCAACTTGCACAAAAGGAGTCTTCTTCCTCTTCTGGTCATGACTCTCACAAAAGTGAAGAAACATCGACTCCTCCTTCCGAGACTAAACGAAATGAGAATGCAAGTGATGGGAATAATCAGCAGTTAGCTCTTGCCATTCCCCATCAAGTGGCCCCACAACCCGCAGCTCCGCAACTACAATTGCCACCTCAGCCCATGcctcagcaacagcaacagcaacaggcgTATTATTTATCTCCAGCTCAGCTGCCAAATATTCCTGGGCCAGCCCAACTCACTCAGACTCACTATCTGCAACCGGATCCCCATTACCAGAACCCACCGCCTCAACGATCTCAAGTGACCCAGACACAGCCACAGCAACCACCACAACCTCAGTATCAGCAGCAGTGGTCCCAGCAGGTGACACAACAGGCGCCACCGCCTCTGCCTGCGGTTAGACCCTCATCGCCTCAAGTGTTCCCTTATCAACAAGTCAATCCTGAAATCCTCCCAAACAGTATGCCATTGCAAATGCCTTACTCTGGGATTCCCCAGCCTACCTCTAGCCAAGCAATGACATACGGGTTTGGTGGGCCTGGACCGGCAAATCAGCCACAGCCAaagccacaaccacaacaaccacctcAGCATTTGAAGCCTGGTTTTGGTGGTCAACCTGGTGATGGGTATGTAGGTGGCGGGCCGGGGCCCCAAGGGAGTAGTTATATGATGTATGGGAGTGAAGGGGGGCGGGCCCAACAACATCCAAACCACCCAAGTCACTTCCCACAATCAGTGTACCCTCCAAATCCACCACAACAAAATAGTATGATGGCACGTCCTCCTCCGCAGTTTATGCGCAACCATCCTTACAATGAACTGATCGACAAGTTGGGAAGTATGGGATACAGGGGTGAAGATGTGATTAATGTGATTCAGAGGCTAGATGAAAGTGGACAGACTGTTGATTTCAATACCGTGCTTGATAAGCTAAATGCTCCTCATCCCTCTGGTGGTGGATATCAGAGAGGATGATCTGGTTTAATCAAGTATGCGAGATTCAAACTCCCTGCAATTTCTGTGACAATCATTTGTGTTTTTAGCTTTTCTCATATACAGTGCGTAATAAGTTTCAAGATGATTGTGTCATGGTGATTTTGGTACATATGGATGGAGAGACATGTTTTAGTTTTGAGTCTCGCATTCCAAAAATTTGATATTGTTTTTGAGAAACATTGTCTTTTGTGATTTGCCACAGAGAATACTAATTCGCTTTTGCTCACTTTGGAACCGTTTTGCTTGTTATATACTGGATGCGAATCTTATGTGATATTTCCCCAATTCATTGCTTGGTTTATTTTGAAAAGCTTGATACTAGTTTTCTTTAGGTGGGTGTGCAACGCAAGTCAACCACGAAATCAAAGGCGTTTATTGTTTGTACCTTAGGTTCGATCTTGGTTTCATGTTTGCTCATTTAACCAAATTATGATAATGATGGTTACGCTTGATCTGGTCCATTGATATTATGGGTAATAAGTGATCTCCTTTCTCCTAAATTATAGTTTCATGTTTGCTCATATAGAACCCATTAGATGTGTATATGTTGTGATTTCACTAATTTTAGCTTTTCGCTCTGTTTTATACATGATAGAATTCATACTTGTCACCAAGGAAAAACAACAAGGGTTCTTCTTGTGATATCCATTTCAGAAACATGAATATCTTTGGAAAAAAATTGTGATCCATACTTTTGAAGAAGAAACTTTAGTTCAAACATATCAATTGGACGCGATATAGTACTTGCTCATTCACAATGACTGCCACAAGAAAGTTATATTTAACTCATCTGACTAAAAACGATAATTAGGACCGTATACTTCCTCTGAACTCTGAAGAAAAATAATAGACAACTAAGAGCGCGATTGAAGTGAGGTAATTTTTTGAATCAAAGTATCAAACAGAATGCTTTCTGAACATTTTATCAATATTTTCTCATGTCACCAGGCATATGCTTTTATGTGTGTGCGCGTGAGCTCATGTGTAATATAGAGTTTCAACTTTTAACAAGTTGCAGACACTCACTCTGGATAAATATGTACAaagtatatttttgtaaaaatgaataaGTATATACTGTCGACACAATCAAATAATTATATCCAAGGTTAGCATGTTGTTGCCTACTTGAACAGAAGCCATGGGTCTAAAGAACCAAAAAGAAAAAGCTTGCTGCGATTGTGGTCTGTGTCATCATCATAAAAGAGCTAGAACGGGCTTGAGATAGACTCCTACATCACAACAATTTTGTTCCAGTTACTTGTGCCCTGCTAAAAGTTCTAACGAGCTTTGTATATTTTTGGTTTTAGTTAATTACCTCATGAAATGATGGAATACTTTGTTTTTCGATATCACGTATCTTCTTCATTGTCATGCCATACCATTCGTCTACCCAAGCAAAACAATTACGATGGCTTTCAAGAAACAACGCCCTTTCACCCTACAAAAAGCATGTAAATCATAGTATCATACATTAAGAGAAAAACAAGATTTTATTAAGCATGCTTGTTTATAAAAAGTATTTGCTTTTCAACAGTTATCATACTATACATTGTATAATTCCAGAATGGGCGGGTCGGACTCTGGTAAAGGTCCAAAGCAAGGTTGGGTTATAATAAATACGGAGTAGTCATTATTCATTAATCTGGTCAAAAATGGGCGTATTGACTGGTGTTTTCGTTTTTTTTTAATTGTATAAAATGAAATTGATAAATACAAATAATTActaaattgttaatatgattaatatacaACATTTTAATTAATAGATAGGAGGTTGTAAGCATTTGAATACATTTTGGGCGTCTTTTGTCCCAGTCTACTCATGTGACCCATTTCATTTTACTAGGTTTTATTGATACCACCCTCGGTTAGCCATTATAGATAATTGGGTCAAAACAACCACCTTTAAGTATACTATATATGAGGCAAATTTATCAAAGAGTGTGCAAAGGCCAAATTTGTAAATTTAGAAAGGAACTATAATTTCTCAAACATGTTATCTTTAGAACTGTATACATAGAAGATTAAGGCCAAAAAAATACCGCAATTAACGCTTGCTCAAGACGAGCACCAAAACCCCAATATGGAGCATCTACTGTCACCAATTTGTATGCAGTCATAACTGGTTTACACTGATCCTGAAAATAATTACATCCAATCATACCAATTAAGCATTACACGATGATTTTATAAAACGCAAGAAACAAACCTATTATCTCGAGGTAACAATTTCAACCCTTTGTTTTAATTCAGTATCTCTAACACGTCATCTAATGTATTATTGATACATAAAACCTTTAAATCAATGTTTTCACAAAATTTGAGAAGTAGAGATGCCAACCCGATTCAACCCGTTTTGAACCAGTACTAAAAACTACCCGTTTTGACTAATTACGCAACCAGTCCATTTTGCCACCTCAACCATTATCTTTAAGGACATTATTTAAGGCCGAAGAGTAAGTACACAGTAACAACCTGCCATCCTTGTAAGAGAGGGCCACGACCGGTTTTTACAGAGCGGAATTTGGAAAAGTCAACCCCATTGCTACCAATTACATAACTCCAATAATCGTCAGATGTTGTTGCAATATCAATTATTTCAACCTCACAATCGTCTAATTGTTTTTGGGTTAGACAGTGAACCTACACAAACAATTGTACGTTAGAACTATATTGTAGAACGAATCTTTAAAAA
The window above is part of the Rutidosis leptorrhynchoides isolate AG116_Rl617_1_P2 chromosome 1, CSIRO_AGI_Rlap_v1, whole genome shotgun sequence genome. Proteins encoded here:
- the LOC139856745 gene encoding uncharacterized protein encodes the protein MDSGSSKGFDFASSDDILCSYEDYTNQQNNPNGTHSDSNAISTNSSKEFNKSRMSRPSVLYNSPDDPGNQDVIIAAVERSVKKHTENLMRFLEGLSSRLSQLELYCYNVDKSIGEMRSDLARDHGESEAKLKFLEKHVQEVHRSIQIIRDKQELSDTQKELAKLQLAQKESSSSSGHDSHKSEETSTPPSETKRNENASDGNNQQLALAIPHQVAPQPAAPQLQLPPQPMPQQQQQQQAYYLSPAQLPNIPGPAQLTQTHYLQPDPHYQNPPPQRSQVTQTQPQQPPQPQYQQQWSQQVTQQAPPPLPAVRPSSPQVFPYQQVNPEILPNSMPLQMPYSGIPQPTSSQAMTYGFGGPGPANQPQPKPQPQQPPQHLKPGFGGQPGDGYVGGGPGPQGSSYMMYGSEGGRAQQHPNHPSHFPQSVYPPNPPQQNSMMARPPPQFMRNHPYNELIDKLGSMGYRGEDVINVIQRLDESGQTVDFNTVLDKLNAPHPSGGGYQRG
- the LOC139856761 gene encoding uncharacterized protein, which codes for MVLMKEFRIVMPLSLEEYQVAQMYMVMKMQQQSSNETEGVDVLENRYFEDSVFGKGRYTSKVYRLQSKAPIWLSAFAPTHALTMQEEAWNAYPKCKTVIKCPYFTSFTLTIETIHRADNGHSENVHCLTQKQLDDCEVEIIDIATTSDDYWSYVIGSNGVDFSKFRSVKTGRGPLLQGWQDQCKPVMTAYKLVTVDAPYWGFGARLEQALIAGERALFLESHRNCFAWVDEWYGMTMKKIRDIEKQSIPSFHEESISSPF